In the genome of Ureibacillus sp. FSL W7-1570, the window AAATAAATAAAACGGAACGGTTAGAAAAGAGTTTTGGGGTTCTATTATTTCTAAGGATTGAAAGATATGACCGAACGCCGGTCTTTGAGGGAGATAGATGGGGTTTTTACTTTTATGAGGAAGTTTCTAAATTTCAAATTCCATCTTTTGAAATTTTAGAGCGCCATCAAGGCTTTTCATATAAAGTTGTTTATTTGGAAAGTTTTTTGTTGAAAGTGGGGCTCGTTAGGTATACAATTAAAACATAGTAAACGAATAAGAATTATAAGAAAAGGGATGATCCTCAATGTCCTATTTATTGTCCAATACAATCGAATATTTAAAAGAAGCGAATCAACAACCCCCTTTATATACAATGGATCCAGCCGAAGAAAGAAATAGAAGGGAAATTGCTTTAAAATTGAAAACCAAAACCCGTTCCAGTTTTATAAAGAAGAAAGACCAATTGATTCCTGTCAGAGATGGAAGCAAGATAAAGGTTCGCATATATACGCCGAAAGGAAATGGCCCATTTCCCATCATCATCTATTATCATGGCGGTGGCTGGGTATTGAACAGTATTGAAACCTGCGATGAGTCGTGTCAGTTGTTGGCAGAGTCAACGAACTCCGTTGTCGTTTCTGTAAATTACCGTTTGGCTCCTGAATACAAATTCCCGACACCGGTTTATGATGCATATGATGCGTTCCTATGGACAGTGAAAAACAACAATCGATTAAACGGCAACAAGAAAATTATTGTGGCGGGAGACAGCGCAGGCGGCAATTTGGCTACAGTTGTAACATTGTTAAACCGGGACTTGCAAGGGCCTGAAATCCATGCGCAAATTTTGTTATATCCCGTAACCGATTTAACTTTCAGTACGCCATCTTATGAAGAATTCGCAGTCGGATTTGGCCTGTTGAAAGAAGACATGGCGTGGTTTAGAAAACACTATTTGAACAATGTGAATGAAACTTTCCACCAATATGCTTCCCCTTTATTGGCGGACGATTTGTCGAATCTGCCTCCTGCATTCATTGCTGTTGCGGAAAATGATGTATTAAGGGATGAAGGAATCCGTTACGCAAACAAATTGATTGAATTTGGAGGAAAGGTTGAATTGACCGTTGCCCGTGGACTTGTTCATAGCTATTTCACAAAAAATCAATTCTTCGATGAAAATATCAAGGATACTATTTTTCAAATTCGCGCTTTTTTATCAACAATCACTACTAAAGGAGAAATCAACGCTTCTTGATGGCCGACTTTTCAAAGTTGGCCATTTTTTTGTCTCTGTTATAGCCTTTCTTGATCATTTAATTGATAGAAGGTTAAGTGGATTAAGCTATGAGCCCTTCTCCGATTTTGGATGCAACGTACTATAAAGTGTAAGATTTTTTAATAAGTCTTTATATGTTTGGAGGTGAAATCATGAGTTCTATTGCAATCAGTCCAGGGCATTTCGGCGTTGGCAGTGGTGCAAGAGATATCATAGATGAAGTGACGGAAGCAAGAAAAGTGGTAGATCGGGTTGCCTATTTATTGCAGCAGGAAGGAATAACGGTCCACAAAATTGTGGATGATCGTTCGAAAAAGCAGAGTGACAACCTGAATTATTTGATACGTGAACATAACTCCAAAAACAGGAAGCTGGATGTGAGTATTCATTTCAACTCTTCCGGCAAAAGAACAGACCAGCCATTGGGCACAGAAGTTTTGTATCTTAATGATTCACTTCAGGCCTTTGCGGCGAGAATGAGTCAGGCCATTGCCAAAGCAAGCGGATTAAAAAATAGAGGTGCCAAAAAAAGAAGTGAGCTCGCTTTTTTGAAAGGGACAAATCAACCTGCCGTTCTCATTGAAGTATGTTTCGTTAACTCAGTGCAAGATGTGAAAATCTATCAATCGAAATTCAATGAAATCTGCGAGGCGATTGCAAAAGAGTGCATTGCGTATGTTGCACCAAACCCGGCCAATAAAGAAAGCGATCTGGAAAACGTTGAGGGCGAAATTCAAAAGACGTTGCCTTCCGTTGGTACAAAAGGAGAATTTACTAGTCCGGAATTAAAAAAACGGCTTGATGCGATATTAAAAGACCAAAAAATGATTGAAGCCATTGTCCGAAAAGGGATTGATGAACAGGCCATCCATGGGGTTTGGCTCGAAAAACTGCGCGATGGCACGTTATCTTCCGCTGATTTGTTGGGTATCAGCACTTTAATTATCGAGCATCAGATAAAAAATGCGGGTAAAAAGTGAGCTGAGACAATGGCCACTTTTATAAAAAAATAACGTTTTAATTTTTTTTGCGCTCTTTCGAAAGGGGATTTATGTTACTTTTGGAAAATCATTCTAAATGATCGTTTGGTTTTTACATTTACTTCCCTATTTTCCATCGTTATAATTTTTATAATATCTTATATTTCAAAAATGATTGAAAGGCATGGTTAAAATTTTATGACTGAAGAGAAAAAAGGCATGCTTAATGCCATTCTAGCTTATACCATCTGGGGATTCTTTCCCGTTTATTGGAAAGTTCTCGAACATGTAAATAGCATGGAAATATTGTTAAACCGGATTATTTGGTCTTTTGTATTTACAACCCTTTTTATATTAATCATTGGCCAAAAGAATAAATTGGCCGCTGACTTGAAATATCTTTGGCACAATAAAAAGATCTTTTTCTCATTGATGCTGGCTTCTTTTGTCATCTCATGCAATTGGTTTTTGTACATATGGGCGGTAACGAATGATCATGTGGTGGAGACAAGCCTTGGGTACTATATTAACCCGTTGATCACCGTATTGTTTGGCGTATTTCTATTCAAAGAACAATTGTCGAAAGCCCAAATCCTTTCCGTGATACTTGCATTTTGTGGAGTCGCATTGATGGCGGTGCGTTACGGGAAAATCCCATGGGTCGCATTGTGCATCGCCCTGTCATTTGCCATCTATGGCGCATTAAAGAAAAAAATTCAACTGGATGCCACCAGGGGGTTGGCAATTGAAACATTGTTCATTTTGCCTGTTGCAATAGTTTATTATATTTTTCTTATGTCAACTACTGATATTTCATTTTTACATATTGATTGGAAAACGGATCTGTTTCTTATTTTAGGAGGCTTAGTGACAGCATATCCTTTAATTTTATTCGCAAAGGGAGCGAAAGCTTTGCCCCAATCCATTTTAGGCTTTATCCAATATGTTTCCCCGACGATTCTATTGATTTTGGGGGCTGCGGTTTACGGTGAACCGTTTACAAGTGTGGAATTGATTTCTTTTGGTTTCATATGGATGGCCATCATCATTTTCAGTTTATCCGCCATTTTGGAAAATCGGAAAAAACGTACCCTGACATAAAAGGATTTTTTAAAATTTTATAGAAATATCAAAAATTGTGATATTTTCTATCTCTTTCTTGAATATCCGATTTTTTAGATGAGTGGAGGGGGAGTGTTCATGTATGTGAAAATGAATGGTAAGGAGTTCCATTTCCATCGGGTTCGAATTGATCTTTTGGAAACGGATATACGTGAACCATTTCGTTTCTTTGATAAGAAAACGATTCGCGATCTTCTCCGGCATAACCGTTACCAACATCTGAGAGAGAAGGTGATGAATGAATATGAAGAAATTTTGGATGTGCCTGCTGGTCCCGCCCTTTATAACTTGAAAAAAAAGAACGACCCATTTTACAAAGAATTTCTGAATAATTACGGTGATTTGGCTTATTGCCAATTCGTCGTAAAGGGCAATGAGACATTACTAAATAAAAAGGGCGTATATACGATTATCATGAACGATAAAATTGTATTTGCAGGAATTTGCAATAATAAATTCAAGTTGAGATTTAATCAGCATATCGGAAATGTCTCTCCAAAGTCATGTTTCCGTGATGGCACCGCGACCCACTGTCATATCAATTCAAAAATAGCCCGGCACATCTTGGATTCAAATATCTATTTCCAAGTGTGTCCATTGAATGATTTGGAGGAAATGAAATCAGTAAAAAACTGGCTCATTGACCGTTTTGAACCATTGTGGAATTTAAGATTTGGAAGCGATGTCATTTATACGTATAATTAATGGGGAAATCAATTTCGGGAGCTTTTGGAATTCTCATTTGTTATAAATCCTTCAATTTTATTTCACTATTTTCTAACAAATCTTTGATATGATAGTAACAATAAGGACTTAAGGAGAGACAGAAATGGGTTCAAATATTAACGTATTATTCGCTTTTGGGGCAGGCTTTTTAAGCTTCATTTCCCCGTGTACATTGCCGCTCTATCCGGCTTTTCTTTCGTACATAACCGGAATGAGCTACGATGAAATAAAAAATGATAAAGGGATGCTGCAAAAAAGGGCCATTTTGCATACGCTCTTTTTCTTGATAGGGTTCTCGATTATTTTTATCGTCCTCGGTTTTGGCGCAAGATTGTTGTCCATTGAGAACTTCTTCCTGAATTATCAGGATTTGATCCGTCAAATCGGGGCCATTTTGATTGTCGCCTTTGGATTGATGATTGTCGGTTGGTTAAAAATCGACTTTTTAATGAAAGATCATAAATTCCAATTTAAGAGCAGACCTTCAGGTTATTTCGGATCATCATTGATCGGCCTTGCATTTGCGGCGGGTTGGACGCCGTGCACCGGTCCGATTTTGGCAGCGATCATCGCCCTGGCCATGACAAATCCCAATTCCGCAATGGGGTACATGATTGCTTACGTATTAGGTTTTTCCATCCCTTTCTTTATATTGTCTTTCTTTATTTCCAGAATGGGATGGCTTCGGAAATACAGCCAGAAAATTGTAAAAATCGGCGGGTATATCATGATTGCCATGGGAGTTTTGCTGTTCTTTGACGGCATGAATTATATCATCCGGGTGTTGTCACCAATCTTTGGAGGTTTTACCGGTTTCTAATTGTATTGGATGTTAGGACCTTGAAATTTCATGTCAATCATTCTAGGTGTATTGAAAAATGAATATTTCAAGGTTCTTAGATACATATGAATAAAACATTATGGTATATTATTAAGGAGCGCTGCCTGCAAACAGGCAGTTTTTTTAAGCCTATGAGGAGGGATAACATGTTTGAAAATATACCTTCTCGCTATATCATTATTGCGAGTACGTTGATGGCTATATTGATGGGTACCTTCATCATGATGATGAGATTGCGATCTCAAAAGAAACCGGTGAATGCAAAAAAAATACTGATACCGCCCATCGCCATGTCCACAGGGGCGTTGATGTTTGTATTTGAGGAGTTTCGGGTTCCGCCGTTACAAATATTAGAAGCCATTGTTGTCGGAGTCATTTTTTCTTTTGTATTGATTGCCACATCCAAATTTGAAATTCGGGACAACGAAATTTACATGAAACGTTCCAAAGCGTTTTTTATCATTTTAGTCAGCTTGTTATTGATACGGACTCTCGGAAAAGTGGTGTTAACCGATTCTTTTGATCCCGGTGAATTAGCCGGCATGTTCTGGTTATTGGCATTTGCCATGCTTTGGCCATGGCGCATCGCAATGCTCATTCAATATAAAAAAATTGAGAAATCCCATTTGATTGATTCGCTGGAAAAAGGGAACTTGTGAGTGGCGGCTTTCACGAAGGGGATAATGAATAAATAAAAAAATGATCATGCAATCCAAAAGATGATTGTATGATCATTTTTTTGTCTTTTATTTTTGGCTCTCGGCAAAATATTTTTCGTAAGGTGTAACATCAATGTTCATTTCGGCCAATTTTTTCCGCAAAAATTTATGGTCCCTTTTCGGCGTGGCAACGATGTAGCCTCTAATGATCAGTTCTTCTGTAATGCTTTTGGCTTTTTCTTTTACGGCAAGCTCGCTGATTTTTCCTGCAATGGACTCTTTGGCTTGCTGTCTGAATAATTCGGGTACGGGGCTGACCAGTTCATTCAATAGCTGTTTTGCTTCATCATTCCATAAATGCAAAGTCTTATTGATATAGTAATTTTGCCAATCCAACTCCGATTTTCCATCTTCTTTTGGCAATGATTTCAAAAACTTCCGGAACATAAAAAACCCGCCAATGGCCATCAAAATAACCATTATAAAACTCCAAACAACGAGTAACCACATTACCCAACCTACCAATTTGCTCACCTCTTTTTCTCTCTCTAAATCATTATAACAAGGAAGAAAAAATTTTCATTAACGTTGTCTCTATTTTTTCAACAAATTGATATATAGGTAGATGAAAGGGGGGAGAAGAAGATGGCCAACTTGACGTTCGAGCAAGGGACACTAAAACTCGTTTATGAAACGGGCGTTGATGAATCCGGCAATACGATTTTGGCGTCCAGAACTTACAGAAATGTGCGCAACAATGTGACAGCCGAGCAACTAGCCGGGGTGGTACAAGCATTCATCCAACTTTCCGGTCACCCGGTGGTCCAGGCTTCAGTGTCAAAAACGGAAAAAATCGAACTTTAATCTGTTAGGGGGGATAGTGAATGGCTAAGGTACTCGAAATGAAATTTGAAGCTGCCAACGGAAAGAATTTCACCATTTCAATCAATGATCCAAAACCGGATCTGACTCCATCAGATGTATCAAGCGCAATGGAAACCATCATGAATCAGGATGTGTTTCATGTAAATGGATCGGCGCTTGTTTCCATCAAACAGGCCCGCATGATTGATAAAACCATTGAAAATCTATTTTAATCTTTTGGAATCGGCAAAATCCTGAATGGATTTTGTCGATTTTCTAATCAATTGAAATTCGGCATGGTGTCCAATCGAAAGGGGAGATGCAAATGGAACAATGGATTACGCTCATTCAGGAAATCGGTTTTCCGATTGTCATTTCGTTTTATTTGCTGCATCGGATTGAAGTTAAGCTGGAAGCAATCTATTCGGTGCTTGCATCCATGAAAAGTATGAATGGAGAAAAAGTATTTGAATGAGAAGCAAGAAGTGAAATTTTTTTCACAAATTTGTTAAAAATCTTTCATGAGAAAAAGTT includes:
- a CDS encoding cytochrome c biogenesis protein CcdA; the protein is MGSNINVLFAFGAGFLSFISPCTLPLYPAFLSYITGMSYDEIKNDKGMLQKRAILHTLFFLIGFSIIFIVLGFGARLLSIENFFLNYQDLIRQIGAILIVAFGLMIVGWLKIDFLMKDHKFQFKSRPSGYFGSSLIGLAFAAGWTPCTGPILAAIIALAMTNPNSAMGYMIAYVLGFSIPFFILSFFISRMGWLRKYSQKIVKIGGYIMIAMGVLLFFDGMNYIIRVLSPIFGGFTGF
- a CDS encoding YvrJ family protein, producing the protein MEQWITLIQEIGFPIVISFYLLHRIEVKLEAIYSVLASMKSMNGEKVFE
- a CDS encoding alpha/beta hydrolase, which translates into the protein MSYLLSNTIEYLKEANQQPPLYTMDPAEERNRREIALKLKTKTRSSFIKKKDQLIPVRDGSKIKVRIYTPKGNGPFPIIIYYHGGGWVLNSIETCDESCQLLAESTNSVVVSVNYRLAPEYKFPTPVYDAYDAFLWTVKNNNRLNGNKKIIVAGDSAGGNLATVVTLLNRDLQGPEIHAQILLYPVTDLTFSTPSYEEFAVGFGLLKEDMAWFRKHYLNNVNETFHQYASPLLADDLSNLPPAFIAVAENDVLRDEGIRYANKLIEFGGKVELTVARGLVHSYFTKNQFFDENIKDTIFQIRAFLSTITTKGEINAS
- a CDS encoding DUF1659 domain-containing protein, producing the protein MANLTFEQGTLKLVYETGVDESGNTILASRTYRNVRNNVTAEQLAGVVQAFIQLSGHPVVQASVSKTEKIEL
- a CDS encoding N-acetylmuramoyl-L-alanine amidase, yielding MSSIAISPGHFGVGSGARDIIDEVTEARKVVDRVAYLLQQEGITVHKIVDDRSKKQSDNLNYLIREHNSKNRKLDVSIHFNSSGKRTDQPLGTEVLYLNDSLQAFAARMSQAIAKASGLKNRGAKKRSELAFLKGTNQPAVLIEVCFVNSVQDVKIYQSKFNEICEAIAKECIAYVAPNPANKESDLENVEGEIQKTLPSVGTKGEFTSPELKKRLDAILKDQKMIEAIVRKGIDEQAIHGVWLEKLRDGTLSSADLLGISTLIIEHQIKNAGKK
- the rarD gene encoding EamA family transporter RarD — its product is MTEEKKGMLNAILAYTIWGFFPVYWKVLEHVNSMEILLNRIIWSFVFTTLFILIIGQKNKLAADLKYLWHNKKIFFSLMLASFVISCNWFLYIWAVTNDHVVETSLGYYINPLITVLFGVFLFKEQLSKAQILSVILAFCGVALMAVRYGKIPWVALCIALSFAIYGALKKKIQLDATRGLAIETLFILPVAIVYYIFLMSTTDISFLHIDWKTDLFLILGGLVTAYPLILFAKGAKALPQSILGFIQYVSPTILLILGAAVYGEPFTSVELISFGFIWMAIIIFSLSAILENRKKRTLT
- a CDS encoding cytochrome c biogenesis protein CcdC encodes the protein MFENIPSRYIIIASTLMAILMGTFIMMMRLRSQKKPVNAKKILIPPIAMSTGALMFVFEEFRVPPLQILEAIVVGVIFSFVLIATSKFEIRDNEIYMKRSKAFFIILVSLLLIRTLGKVVLTDSFDPGELAGMFWLLAFAMLWPWRIAMLIQYKKIEKSHLIDSLEKGNL
- a CDS encoding DUF2922 domain-containing protein, whose protein sequence is MAKVLEMKFEAANGKNFTISINDPKPDLTPSDVSSAMETIMNQDVFHVNGSALVSIKQARMIDKTIENLF
- a CDS encoding DUF2621 domain-containing protein gives rise to the protein MWLLVVWSFIMVILMAIGGFFMFRKFLKSLPKEDGKSELDWQNYYINKTLHLWNDEAKQLLNELVSPVPELFRQQAKESIAGKISELAVKEKAKSITEELIIRGYIVATPKRDHKFLRKKLAEMNIDVTPYEKYFAESQK